The sequence tacctagagtagtcaaattcatagaaccagaaagtagaatggtggttagaGGGGTGTGGTGTGGTGGGAAAGGGGAGTTGTTTTCTAATGGGTATAGATAGGTTCATGTTTGCAAGATGAAAGTTCTcaagatctgtttcacaacaatgtgaatatacttaacatactaaattgtatacttaaaagtggatgagatggtaaattttgttatatgtttTTAACACAATTAAAGGGGGGAATGATATATttcagagtttaaaataaatattttccctaAATGAAAGCTATCAATAAACTTAGACTAGacaattgtttaattttaaatctaCAGAATAAATAGTAGAGCCTACATTTTGGCCACATGATGTCGCTGTCTACTACAGTGTATTCTGTAGGAAGAAAAATACCCAGGGCCCTCTTGTCActccagagagacagaacaaTAAGAGAAGCAGCAGGACTTGAGCAGAGACTAGAggacaatatttaaaattttgcaaaatatgATATTCTAATTTGATCAACTCGCTGAGTATTGGTGATGGTGTCTTCTAAGAGTAGGGGCGGAGAGGTCGGGTGTCTGCTGCTCTCGCTTCTGCTCCTCGCTGCAGGGGAGGCCAGGAGCAGCCAGGTCCACTACTCCGTCCCCGAGGAGGCCAAACACGGCACCTTCGTGGGCCGCATCGCCCAGGACCTGGGGCTGGAGCTGGCGGAGCTGGTGCCGCGCCTGTTCCGGCTGGCGTCCAAAGGCCGCGGGGACCTTCTGGAGGTAAATCTGCAGAATGGCATTTTGTTTGTGAATTCTCGGATCGACCGGGAGGAGCTGTGCGGGCGGAGCGTGGAGTGCAGCATCCACCTGGAGGTGATCGTGGACCGGCCGCTGCAGGTGTTCCATGTGGAGGTGGAAATAAAGGATATTAATGACAATCCGCCAGTATTTCCAGTGACAGTAAAGACTATCCGGTTTCACGAATCGAGGCTGCTTGACTCGCGGTTTCCTCTAGAGGGGGCGTTTGATGCAGATGTCGGAGTAAATGCTCTTCTCTCCTACAAGCTCAGCTCCAGTGAGTTTTTCTTTCTAGATATACAGACAAATGATGAACTAAGCCAGTCTTTGTCTCTTGTGCTGAGGAAATCTCTGGACAGAGAGGAAACTGCTGAGATTAATTTGTTACTGGTGGCTACTGATAGGGGCAAACCTGAGCTCACAGGCACCGTTCAATTGCTTATTAAGGTATTAGATGTGAATGACAACGAACCTACTTTTGACCAATCAGTTTACAAAGTACAATTGTTAGAGAACATCGCAAAGGGATCCTTGGTGATTAAATTAAATTCTTCTGATGCAGATGAAGGATCAAACAGCGAGATTGTGTATTCATTTAGTAGTGATGTGTCCCCCAATATAAAGACCAAGTTCAAAATAGATCCCAGCTCAGGGGAAATCAGAACTAAGGGACAATTAGATTACGAAGAAGTGAAATCTTATGAGATTCAAGTCATTGCGTATGACAACGGGACTCCACCAATGTCTGGGCACTGTAAAATTTCAGTAAAACTTGTGGACATCAATGATAACACACCAGAAGTCTCAATCACGTCTCTTTCACTTCCCATCCGAGAGGATGCTCCGCTGGGAACAGTCATCGCCCTCATCACGGTGTCTGACCGCGACTCCGGTGCCAACGGGCAGGTGACCTGCACCCTGACCCCCCATGACTTCTTCAAACTGGTGTCCACGTTCAAGAATTACTATTCGCTGGTGCTGGACAGCGCCCTGGATCGCGAGAACCTGGCGAACTATGAGGTGGTGGTAAAAGCACGGGACGCGGGCTCGCCTTCCCTGTCGGCCACAGCCAGCGTGTCCGTGGAGGTGGCCGACGTGAACGACAACGCGCCCGCGTTCGCGCAGCCCGAGTACACGGTGTTGGTGAAGGAGAACAACCCGCCCGGCTGCCACATCTTCACGGTGTCGGCTCGGGACGCGGACGCGCAGGAGAATGCGCTGGTGTCCTACTCGCTGGTGGAGCGGCGGGTGGGCGAGCGAGCGCTGTCGAGCTACGTGTCGGTGCACGCGGAGAGCGGCAAGGTGTACGCGCTGCAGCCGCTGGACCACGAggagctggagctgctgcagTTCCAGGTGAGCGCGCGCGACGCGGGCGTGCCGCCTCTGGGCAGCAACGTGACGCTGCAGGTGTTCGTGCTGGACGAGAACGACAACGCGCCCGCGCTGTTGCTGCCCGGGccgggcggcggggcgggcgcgCTGAGCCAGCTGGTGGCTCGGTCGGTGGGCGCGGGCCACGTGGTGGCGAAGGTGCGCGCGGTGGACGCGGATTCGGGCTACAACGCGTGGCTGTTGTACGAGCTGCAGCCGGTGGCGGGTGGCGCGCGCAGCCCGTTCCGCGTGGGGCTGTACACAGGCGAGATCAGCACGACGCGCGCCCTGGACGAGGCGGACGCACCGCGCCATCGCCTGCTGGTGCTGGTGAAGGACCACGGCGAGCCGGCGCTGACGGCCACGGCCACCGTGCTGCTGTCGCTGGAGGACAGCGGTCAGGCGCCCAAGGCCTCTTCGCGGGCGTCGACGGGCGCCGCTGGCGCGGAGGCCGCTCTGGTGGATGTGAACGTGTACCTGATCATCGCCATCTGCGCGGTGTCCAGCCTGTTGGTGCTCACGCTGCTGCTGTACACGGCGCTGCGGTGCTCGGCGCCGCCCAGCGAGGGCGCGTGCGGGCCCGGGAAGCCCACGCTGGTGTGCTCCAGCGCGGTGGGGAGCTGGTCTTACTCGCAGCAGAGGCGGCAGAGGGTGTGCTCTGGGGAGGGGCCGCCGAAGGCAGATCTCATGGCCTTCAGCCCCAGCTTACCTCAAGGTCCAGACTCAGCAGAAGAAAGGCAACAACTCTCGGAATCAGAACAGTTCGGAAAGGtgagtcttttaatttttttttctgtcggCTCTGaaattgttctattttctttgttctctatgattctattaatttttaaaaataattattattggaGTACGGttgttttacaacgttgtgttagcctccactgcacaacaaaatgaatcagccatacacattcTATTATTTTGATTCATAGCTCTGCTTTCATTTTGTATCATTATCTTGTACAATATATGGTGTGAATTAGAAATCAATTTCTTGCATTGAGAAGAATTtaaatgcttttcttatttttacattttggatTTTCCTTAATTAAATCTTGCCATGAAAAATAGGATTAAAGTATTGAGAAAACACTTCagcaaaatttgaaaacttaacattacgtgtaaatattttttctcaaattaaaaaatcacaattggaaaaaatttaaagaggatGATTATGGAATACATATTTTCAATTTACACCATCCATTCTGTCAGAATATGTTGGGAATTTCCTAAATTATTCTTTTGATCAAGAATTcatttatcgggcttccctggtgccgcagtagttgagtccgcctgccgatgcaggggacacgggttcgtgccccggtccgggaagatcccacatgccacggagcggctgggcccgtgagccatggctgctgagcctgcgcgtccggagcttgtgctccgcaacgggagaggccacaacagtgaaagacccgcgtaccgcaaaaaaaaaaaagaattcatttatcTTTATCTGTTTATTCAACAGTTAAtatgttagtttttcttttcatgtattttaaagcaGCCTGAACAGATTTTTAACGCCTAGCATCCAAAGTATATATCATAACTCATTACAACACATGACATCACTTAGAAATCATTGCTAATCTTAGGTATGTCTTTCAGTAGTAAAAAGATTTCACATTTGCAAAATCCTTAGAGTTTTAAGGCACAGTAGAGAGTTTATTGAGAAAAAATATCTCCCtcaattttgtttaattaaaaaaaatttgtttttaaagtcacaTTGTGGGGTGGCCAGGTGGTGGGACTTTTTCTTCATACAAGTGGAGAGTACTTTAACCCAGTCTTTATGTTAGTGGGGGTGCTTAGTCACGCTTAAAGTATATCACTGGACTAATGTATGCAGACCTCCCACTGTGCAGAGATTGACCACCTTCCTTTGGTACCACACACTATGCCCGTGATAACATTTTCCAAGACTGAGCTCACTTAATTTCACCT comes from Tursiops truncatus isolate mTurTru1 chromosome 3, mTurTru1.mat.Y, whole genome shotgun sequence and encodes:
- the LOC101319236 gene encoding protocadherin alpha-2-like; protein product: MVSSKSRGGEVGCLLLSLLLLAAGEARSSQVHYSVPEEAKHGTFVGRIAQDLGLELAELVPRLFRLASKGRGDLLEVNLQNGILFVNSRIDREELCGRSVECSIHLEVIVDRPLQVFHVEVEIKDINDNPPVFPVTVKTIRFHESRLLDSRFPLEGAFDADVGVNALLSYKLSSSEFFFLDIQTNDELSQSLSLVLRKSLDREETAEINLLLVATDRGKPELTGTVQLLIKVLDVNDNEPTFDQSVYKVQLLENIAKGSLVIKLNSSDADEGSNSEIVYSFSSDVSPNIKTKFKIDPSSGEIRTKGQLDYEEVKSYEIQVIAYDNGTPPMSGHCKISVKLVDINDNTPEVSITSLSLPIREDAPLGTVIALITVSDRDSGANGQVTCTLTPHDFFKLVSTFKNYYSLVLDSALDRENLANYEVVVKARDAGSPSLSATASVSVEVADVNDNAPAFAQPEYTVLVKENNPPGCHIFTVSARDADAQENALVSYSLVERRVGERALSSYVSVHAESGKVYALQPLDHEELELLQFQVSARDAGVPPLGSNVTLQVFVLDENDNAPALLLPGPGGGAGALSQLVARSVGAGHVVAKVRAVDADSGYNAWLLYELQPVAGGARSPFRVGLYTGEISTTRALDEADAPRHRLLVLVKDHGEPALTATATVLLSLEDSGQAPKASSRASTGAAGAEAALVDVNVYLIIAICAVSSLLVLTLLLYTALRCSAPPSEGACGPGKPTLVCSSAVGSWSYSQQRRQRVCSGEGPPKADLMAFSPSLPQGPDSAEERQQLSESEQFGKVSLLIFFSVGSEIVLFSLFSMILLIFKNNYYWSTVVLQRCVSLHCTTK